The Pyrenophora tritici-repentis strain M4 chromosome 10, whole genome shotgun sequence genome contains a region encoding:
- a CDS encoding UbiH, 2-polyprenyl-6-methoxyphenol hydroxylase and related FAD-dependent oxidoreductase: protein MPKLNHIVIVGAGPSGLLLGVLLAKNLGIKVTILDANEKIDDNPRAAHYAPSAVYDFYRAGIIDDVRAVGLKPRGVCWRLQDGTFLGGMGREGDDSKYAMVVLPLDRLGPLIVKHFESYPNTEIKWGHKLVGVEQDENGATAIIETRDGEKKKITGDYLVGADGASSGVRTALFGKEYPGETLKAQIVATNVYLPFDEKFDFWDSNFIVHPTDWYMAAKITNDGLWRVTYGDSEGLSKEELIKRQPLRYEQILPGHPKPDEYKLISMSPYKLQQRCAPSFRVGKIVLVADAAHLCNPFGGMGLTGGFADVGSLYDCFTGIHLDELDEDILDLYSTIRIKIWREMIDPVSRDNFHRLWDPAHEEKRKQFFEMCGKANDDLVWGKQLADNIHQVRHDFTQYFKSKQKQSGKAMGDLETSNGVLAENSAAA, encoded by the exons ATGCCGAAACTCAACCAT ATCGTTATTGTAGGCGCAGGCCCTTCAGGGCTCCTACTCGGAGTACTACTTGCGAAGAATCTCGGAATCAAGGTCACGATTCTTGATGCCAACGAAAAGATCGATGACAACCCTCGCGCCGCCCATTACGCGCCTTCAGCTGTGTACGACTTCTATCGTGCCGGCATTATTGACGATGTGCGTGCTGTGGGATTGAAACCTAGAGGCGTATGCTGGCGATTGCAAGATGGTACATTCCTAGGAGGCATGGGACGTGAGGGAGATGACTCAAAATATGCCATGGTTGTCTTACCACTTGATCGGCTTGGTCCGCTGATTGTAAAGCATTTTGAGAGCTATCCCAACACAGAGATCAAGTGGGGCCACAAGCTGGTTGGTGTCGAGCAAGATGAGAACGGTGCAACGGCAATCATTGAGACCCGAGATGGGGAAAAGAAGAAAATCACAGGAGACTATCTGGTTGGTGCAGATGGAGCATCGAGTGGTGTTCGCACTGCCTTGTTCGGAAAGGAATACCCTGGAGAGACATTGAAGGCTCAGATTGTTGCTACCAAT GTCTACCTCCCATTTGACGAGAAATTTGACTTCTGGGATTCGAATTTCATCGTCCATCCGACTGATTGGTACATGGCTGCAAAGATCACCAATGACGGTCTATGGCGGGTAACATACGGCGATAGCGAGGGACTCTCCAAAGAAGAACTCATCAAACGCCAACCGCTTCGCTACGAGCAGATTCTTCCCGGGCATCCGAAACCAGATGAGTACAAGCTCATCAGCATGAGCCCTTATAAACTCCAACAAAGATGTGCGCCTAGCTTCCGAGTAGGGAAGATAGTACTAGTAGCTGATGCAGCCCATCTTTGCAACCCCTT CGGCGGCATGGGTCTCACAGGCGGATTCGCCGACGTCGGCTCTCTCTACGACTGCTTCACCGGCATCCACCTCGACGAACTCGACGAAGACATCCTTGACCTCTACTCCACGATTCGCATCAAGATTTGGCGCGAAATGATCGATCCCGTATCACGAGACAATTTCCACAGACTCTGGGACCCAGCGCATGAAGAGAAGCGCAAGCAATTCTTCGAAATGTGTGGCAAGGCGAACGACGACCTTGTTTGGGGCAAGCAATTAGCGGACAATATCCACCAGGTTAGACACGACTTCACGCAGTACTTTAAGAGTAAGCAGAAGCAGAGCGGCAAGGCAATGGGAGATTTGGAGACGAGTAACGGGGTTTTGGCCGAGAACAGCGCTGCGGCTTGA
- a CDS encoding HrpB7 domain containing protein: protein MARLEQQEAEADAAESAALDALMAARAKKDRLRKQRKQLKRREQEWVDESGKFVEDIEALEAVEALNREVAHLEDGLMPGTLALDWGVFMPTFSGDDSEFAGLDYGGTAQVAGGSS, encoded by the coding sequence ATGGCGCGTCTTGAACAACAAGAGGCCGAAGCGGATGCTGCAGAGTCTGCGGCATTGGATGCTTTGATGGCTGCGCGTGCGAAGAAGGATCGTCTTCGCAAGCAGCGTAAGCAGTTAAAGCGTCGTGAGCAAGAATGGGTTGATGAGTCGGGAAAGTTTGTTGAGGATATCGAGGCGTTGGAAGCGGTCGAGGCGTTGAATCGAGAGGTAGCGCATCTGGAAGACGGTCTTATGCCTGGTACTTTGGCATTGGATTGGGGCGTCTTCATGCCTACTTTCTCTGGGGATGATTCCGAGTTCGCCGGTCTTGATTACGGTGGTACTGCGCAAGTAGCTGGCGGCAGTTCGTAA
- a CDS encoding RpmG, Ribosomal protein L33 produces MAKKAKSRTIMVRLISMAMTGYYRTMQRPRAHQPLSMLKYDPIVRKQVLFLEAKRGKK; encoded by the exons ATGGCGAAGAAAG CAAAGTCCCGTACCATCATGGTACGCCTCATATCAATGGCCATGACGGGCTACTACCGAACGATGCAAAGACCGCGTGCGCATCAACCTCTGAGTATGCTGAAATACGACCCCATCG TGCGAAAACAGGTACTTTTCCTGGAAGCGAAACGCGGCAAGAAATGA
- a CDS encoding Skp1 domain containing protein, with protein sequence MSIDSSNPQLTTGPLVHEGQRRKAGAGDKELYGENSGDYVSSIAVDDADDDMEDVQLNGRSLVITSTRQHQESASFSIIYQRGYHEEGARVVRTPPQRKIKDRGGVETTLGLIKNLKIPSPTTTPPPTDKDILFHAYLIHLVPSEMWNNGSGKESERFLAALWSYRH encoded by the exons ATGTCAATAGACAGCAGCAACCCCCAGCTGACCACCGGGCCCCTCGTGCACGAGGGCCAACGGCGCAAAGCTG GGGCAGGTGATAAGGAGCTCTATGGCGAAAACAGCGGCGACTACGTCAGCTCCATCGCCGTCGACGACGCAGACGACGACATGGAGGATGTCCAGCTTAACGGCCGAAGCCTAGTAATAACAAGCACAAGGCAACATCAGGAGTCCGCTTCGTTCTCAATCATAT ATCAACGAGGCTATCATGAAGAAGGTGCTCGAGTGGTGCGAACACCACCGCAACGAAAGATCAAAGATCGTGGTGGTGTTGAGACCACCCTCGGTCTTATCAAGAACTTGAAGATTCCTTCTCCTACTACCACACCTCCTCCCACGGACAAGGACATCCTCTTCCATGCCTATCTCATCCATCTTGTCCCGTCTGAGATGTGGAACAACGGCTCTGGCAAAGAGTCTGAGCGtttccttgctgctctttGGAGCTACCGTCACTAG
- a CDS encoding kinesin light chain 1, with protein sequence MVNLASTYRNQGRWDDAEKLEVQVMETSKTKLGEDHPSTLTSMANLASTYRNQGRWDDAEKLEVQVMETSKTKLGEDHPSTLTSMANLASTYRNQGRWDDAETLEVQVMETRKTKLGEDHPSTLTSMHNLAFTLHSQARYVEALVVMERCFQLYLRVLGEQHSNTQSSLITISNWRADRN encoded by the coding sequence ATGGTCAACCTAGCGTCGACATACAGGAACCAAGGCCGATGGGACGACGCTGAGAAGCTAGAAGTGCAAGTGATGGAGACTAGCAAGACGAAGCTGGGAGAGGACCATCCTTCCACGCTGACCAGCATGGCCAACCTAGCGTCGACATACAGGAACCAAGGCCGATGGGACGACGCTGAGAAGCTAGAAGTGCAAGTGATGGAGACTAGCAAGACGAAGCTGGGAGAGGACCATCCTTCCACGCTGACCAGCATGGCCAACCTAGCGTCGACATACAGGAACCAAGGCCGATGGGACGACGCTGAGACGCTAGAGGTGCAAGTGATGGAGACTCGCAAGACGAAGCTGGGAGAGGACCATCCTTCCACGCTGACCAGCATGCACAATCTCGCTTTCACGCTACATTCACAAGCTCGTTACGTGGAGGCTCTTGTAGTAATGGAAAGATGCTTTCAGCTATATTTGCGGGTTCTTGGCGAGCAACACTCTAATACACAGTCATCACTCATCACGATAAGTAATTGGCGAGCGGACCGTAACTAA
- a CDS encoding Carboxypeptidase C (cathepsin A), with translation MARFTQIAALLAAATLSSARTPFIKERQVPADPTGVTTITSAQGAQIRYKQPGKAGVCETTPGVDDYAGYISLNPTTNMFFWFFEARENPTEKPLTLWLNGGPGSDSLIGLFQEHGPCNVTEDLKTQLNPYSWNEHSNMLYLSQPVGVGFSYETTETDSDGRYSLVDPDTANTTDFAAVGAWHILQAFLELSPQLDPDITNFTFNLWTESYGGHYGPGFYNYFYQQNEKIRNGSAAGVEVQMDTLGIINGIVDEQIQAPYYPEFAVNNTYGIKSINDTIYTFMKQAYYMPEGCHDQIEYCRQSDRTTEDGYLTCSSATNLCRSLVEEPYYAFGGRGVYDIRHPYDDPTPPDYFEYFLNLASTQEAIGVNINYTSTNAPNVSLGFQQTGDFVFPNFIEDLEEILGYGVRVAMLYGDADYICNWFGGEAVSLAVNYTDSEAFRAAGYTPFLVDGVEYGEVREYGNFSFTRIYEAGHEVPYYQPVASLEHFKRVLDHVIISDGSKVVTDDYSTNGTAKATHTEPYVPLPPPTATPSSNATANMLRFRRDSY, from the exons ATGGCGCGCTTCACTCAAATTGCTGCCCTCTTGGCGGCTGCGACGCTTAGCAGCGCTCGTACGCCTTTCATCAAGGAGCGTCAGGTACCCGCTGACCCTACTGGCGTCACGACCATCACCTCCGCCCAGGGTGCTCAGATTAGGTACAAGCAGCCCGGAAAGGCTGGAGTGTGTGAAACCACCCCAGGTGTCGATGACTATGCCGGATATATCAGCCTGAACCCGACGACCAACATGTTCTTCTGGTTCTTCGAGGCTCGCGAGAACCCCACTGAAAAGCCATTG ACATTGTGGCTGAACGGTGGACCGGGAAGTGACTCCCTAATCGGTCTCTTCCAGGAACATGGCCCATGCAATGTTACAGAGGATCTCAAGACGCAGTTGAACCCCTACTCATGGAACGAGCATAGCAACATGCTCTATCTGTCACAGCCCGTGGGTGTCGGTTTCTCATACGAGACTACCGAGACCGACAGCGACGGTAGATACTCGCTTGTCGACCCAGACACGGCAAACACCACCGACTTTGCAGCGGTTGGTGCGTGGCACATCCTCCAGGCTTTTTTGGAGCTGAGCCCTCAGCTCGACCCGGATATCACCAACTTCACATTCAATCTGTGGACTGAGAG CTACGGTGGACATTACGGCCCGGGTTTCTACAACTACTTCTACCAGCAAAACGAGAAGATCCGCAATGGCTCAGCTGCTGGTGTCGAAGTACAGATGGATACTCTCGGTATAATCAACGGTATCGTTGATGAGCAGATCCAAGCTCCTTACTACCCCGAGTTTGCTGTCAACAACACCTACGGCATCAAGTCAATCAACGACACCATTTACACCTTCATGAAGCAGGCCTACTACATGCCCGAAGGTTGCCATGACCAAATTGAGTACTGCAGGCAATCTGATCGTACCACCGAAGATGGCTACCTTACTTGCTCATCTGCCACTAACCTGTGCCGTTCCCTGGTCGAAGAGCCCTACTACGCTTTCGGCGGCCGTGGTGTCTACGACATTCGCCACCCTTACGATGACCCGACACCACCAGACTACTTTGAGTACTTCCTCAACCTCGCCAGTACCCAGGAAGCAATCGGCGTCAACATCAACTACACCAGCACCAACGCCCCCAACGTATCACTTGGATTCCAACAAACCGGCGACTTTGTCTTCCCCAACTTCATCGAAGACCTCGAGGAGATCCTCGGCTACGGTGTCCGCGTCGCCATGCTCTACGGTGACGCCGACTACATCTGCAACTGGTTCGGTGGTGAAGCTGTCTCCCTAGCCGTCAACTACACCGACTCGGAAGCTTTCCGCGCAGCCGGCTACACGCCTTTCCTCGTTGACGGCGTTGAGTACGGTGAGGTCCGCGAGTACGGCAACTTCTCTTTCACCAGGATCTACGAGGCTGGTCACGAGGTGCCATACTACCAGCCAGTTGCTAGCTTGGAACACTTTAAGCGTGTGCTAGATCATGTCATCATTTCCGATGGCAGCAAGGTTGTTACCGATGATTACAGCACAAATGGAACGGCAAAGGCGACGCATACAGAGCCTTATGTGCCGCTGCCCCCGCCTACGGCGACACCTAGCTCGAATGCTACCGCAAATATGCTGAGGTTCAGGAGGGACTCGTACTAG